One Gordonia mangrovi genomic region harbors:
- a CDS encoding ATP-binding cassette domain-containing protein, which produces MGVRPRNAQGHNVSTSVVDPAVTVRDLHKSFESVHALNGVTFDVPRGGVLGILGPNGAGKTTLVDVLCTLIAPDSGSAEVCGHDLVDDPAGVRNVISMTGQYAALDETLGGRDNLVFFGRMLGLRRGAARERADYLLERFGLTDAAKRPVYAYSGGMRRRLDIACGLVTRPSVMFLDEPTTGLDPRSRQAVWSLVETLRADGITTLLTTQYLEEADLLSDNIIVMDRGRVVAEGSADSLKHQVGGTYCEAILRNPNQSTTLVVAITRELGAAHRASVSDNGAVTLAAPDGVQTMEQVITLARTAGVGLVDVGLRKPTLDDVFLTLTGSTADQVGVGR; this is translated from the coding sequence ATGGGCGTCCGTCCTCGTAATGCCCAGGGCCACAATGTCTCCACGTCAGTTGTGGATCCGGCGGTCACGGTTCGTGACCTGCACAAGTCGTTCGAATCGGTCCATGCGCTCAACGGGGTGACCTTCGACGTCCCACGCGGCGGCGTGCTGGGCATCCTCGGTCCCAACGGTGCCGGGAAGACCACGCTGGTGGACGTGCTGTGCACGCTGATCGCGCCCGATTCCGGTTCGGCCGAGGTGTGTGGGCACGATCTGGTCGATGACCCCGCCGGTGTCCGCAACGTCATCTCGATGACCGGACAGTATGCGGCGCTCGACGAAACCCTCGGTGGCCGAGACAATCTCGTGTTCTTCGGCCGAATGCTCGGACTACGCCGCGGCGCGGCACGCGAGCGCGCCGACTACCTACTGGAACGGTTCGGGTTGACCGACGCCGCCAAGCGCCCCGTGTACGCATACTCCGGCGGTATGCGTCGACGCCTCGACATCGCCTGCGGGCTGGTGACCCGACCGTCGGTGATGTTCCTCGACGAGCCGACGACCGGCCTCGATCCACGCAGTCGGCAGGCGGTGTGGTCGTTGGTCGAGACCCTGCGCGCCGACGGGATCACCACACTGCTCACCACGCAGTACCTCGAAGAGGCCGATCTGCTCAGCGACAACATCATCGTGATGGACCGTGGCCGGGTCGTCGCCGAGGGCAGCGCCGACTCACTGAAGCATCAGGTCGGCGGCACCTACTGCGAGGCGATCCTGCGCAATCCCAACCAGAGCACAACGCTCGTTGTGGCCATCACCCGGGAACTCGGTGCCGCACACCGCGCTTCGGTGTCAGACAACGGTGCGGTGACACTCGCGGCGCCCGACGGGGTCCAGACCATGGAACAGGTGATCACCCTCGCACGCACTGCTGGTGTGGGCCTCGTCGATGTGGGCTTGCGTAAACCGACCCTCGACGACGTGTTCCTGACGCTGACCGGATCGACCGCTGATCAGGTCGGTGTCGGCCGATGA
- a CDS encoding ABC transporter permease, translated as MTAPLPVVWPDRSDPDVFARGPVFWRQWVTATGRAVRSAHSEGEFVIAVVMPVVFALGFYLPLRLIMADRGIDYAQFLMPIIVLQAIAFTAVAAAQRATLDKLRGMSRRLASMPVRPLVPLCARMSTSMIRSVISMAAALLFGAVLGFSFDGDPLDTLGFVAFALALGLVLAIGADSLGLIARSPEATSQLLVLPQLVLGLLSTGFVPEDAFPEWAQPFARNQPISHFSATMRELAAGEPTMHTAAPALGWLVGLAVVFVGVAHYTQTHRRAHA; from the coding sequence ATGACGGCACCGCTTCCGGTCGTGTGGCCGGACCGATCCGACCCGGATGTGTTCGCCCGCGGTCCGGTGTTCTGGCGTCAATGGGTCACCGCGACGGGGCGCGCGGTTCGCTCGGCGCACTCCGAGGGCGAATTCGTGATCGCGGTGGTGATGCCGGTGGTGTTCGCGCTCGGCTTCTATCTGCCCCTGCGGCTGATCATGGCCGACCGGGGGATCGACTACGCGCAGTTCCTGATGCCGATCATCGTGCTGCAGGCCATCGCGTTCACCGCGGTCGCCGCGGCACAGCGCGCCACGTTGGACAAGTTGCGTGGGATGAGTCGTCGGCTGGCGTCGATGCCGGTCCGCCCGCTCGTGCCGTTGTGCGCCCGGATGAGCACCTCGATGATCCGATCGGTGATCTCGATGGCCGCGGCCCTGCTGTTCGGGGCCGTGCTGGGCTTCTCGTTCGACGGAGACCCTCTGGACACACTGGGCTTCGTCGCGTTCGCGCTCGCCCTGGGACTGGTCCTGGCGATCGGCGCCGATTCGTTGGGGTTGATCGCCCGAAGTCCGGAGGCCACCTCACAGTTGTTGGTGTTGCCGCAACTGGTGCTGGGTCTGCTGTCCACCGGCTTCGTCCCGGAGGACGCCTTCCCGGAGTGGGCGCAACCGTTCGCCCGCAATCAGCCCATCTCCCACTTCTCCGCGACCATGCGGGAACTCGCGGCCGGCGAGCCGACGATGCACACCGCGGCACCCGCGCTCGGCTGGCTCGTGGGTCTCGCGGTGGTCTTCGTCGGCGTGGCCCACTACACCCAGACCCATCGGCGGGCCCACGCATGA
- a CDS encoding ABC transporter permease → MNHATPADIATSTTGPLPFPEGDMWAPEQSVLALMRGAGLQAQRILVKWSKDPATLLQSLLFPALMVLLFWLVLDRSVSDHSGTSYAFGMVPMVALIGAMSGASISGLGLRRERTSGLLTRMWTLPVHRAAAMTGRLAAEAVRVVVTVSFILLVGTTIGFRIETGVLGYLGILGVATAFGLSFSMMVTALALLSRDSHIVEWVAIGTNLAMFFNTGFVPADAYPGWLRPIVEYQPLSCGVEAIKAMATGGALLQPLMLTSAWSAAVLVVFTGPALIGYRRAALRG, encoded by the coding sequence ATGAACCACGCGACGCCCGCCGACATCGCCACGTCGACCACCGGGCCACTCCCCTTCCCGGAAGGCGACATGTGGGCACCGGAGCAGAGTGTGCTTGCCCTGATGCGCGGGGCCGGCCTGCAGGCGCAGCGAATCCTGGTGAAGTGGAGCAAGGATCCGGCGACGCTACTGCAATCACTGTTGTTCCCGGCACTGATGGTGCTGTTGTTCTGGCTGGTGCTCGACCGCTCGGTCAGTGACCACTCCGGTACCTCGTACGCATTCGGAATGGTGCCGATGGTGGCTCTGATCGGCGCGATGTCGGGAGCCTCGATCAGCGGTCTCGGCCTGCGGCGCGAACGGACATCGGGCCTGCTGACCAGGATGTGGACCCTGCCGGTCCACCGGGCCGCCGCGATGACGGGCCGACTCGCCGCCGAGGCGGTGCGGGTGGTGGTCACCGTGAGCTTCATCCTGCTCGTCGGCACCACCATCGGTTTCCGCATCGAGACCGGAGTCCTCGGATATCTCGGCATCCTGGGTGTGGCAACCGCTTTCGGATTGTCGTTCTCGATGATGGTGACCGCGCTGGCGTTGCTCTCGCGCGACTCCCACATCGTCGAATGGGTGGCGATCGGCACCAATCTGGCCATGTTCTTCAACACCGGCTTTGTCCCCGCCGACGCCTACCCCGGTTGGCTGCGCCCGATCGTCGAATATCAGCCGCTCAGTTGCGGGGTGGAGGCCATCAAGGCGATGGCGACCGGCGGAGCACTGCTGCAGCCGCTGATGCTGACCTCGGCCTGGTCGGCCGCGGTGCTGGTGGTGTTCACCGGTCCCGCCCTGATCGGCTACCGGCGGGCAGCGCTACGTGGGTGA
- a CDS encoding glycosyltransferase family 2 protein, with product MRTVAAVIASFEPGPELVKSVEAVVGQVESVYVVDDGSPSLNGPTADRVRAHLDACASLGAHVLGTPMNSGIGHALNRGVRAALASGADAILTLDQDSVIDDDYVASVTVHLDLAASVGIDDALASPATINGEVAPFWFAHQGLTLAFEPLQSGLVITRSVFEKAGLFEEGLFIDCVDTEFYLRARAHGAHALIVPGTDIRHRLGRPARWTPPRPVRKLLRGRPAGAAIEFSEDAPFRHYYIARNRLALYRRYGGAEKLWVTASVLKDSFVRGRAMLIGSERVSRTYFTVAGVRAAVRGETGRIPSRTVLRGERLRPRRVTTPEARVGAERAAPELVSVIIPVRDGVDVIDTQLDALGAQTYQRPFEVIIADNGSRDGLREHIEHHPLRERLSLAWVDASARGGGSFARNAGAHAAAGDFYAFCDGDDRVYPQWLEHMTAAAMRYDAVGGAVETHSLNSADAQSWRDMLPPETPYEFPGFLPVSPTCNFGVWADMFAKVNGFDVEYDRGAEDSDFAIRVQLAGGVLGHAPQALVAYRLRDTLPGIWSQSVMCGEGDAQLYSDYRAYGLPRRPWYGTVDVVLYLVLRNPLLPTAITRVPTGRWLFHAGNLVGRIKGSIRHRAYYV from the coding sequence GTGAGAACTGTTGCGGCGGTGATCGCGTCGTTCGAACCGGGACCGGAACTGGTGAAGTCGGTCGAGGCGGTTGTCGGTCAGGTCGAATCGGTGTATGTCGTCGACGACGGCTCGCCCTCGTTGAACGGGCCGACAGCCGACCGTGTCCGAGCGCACCTCGACGCATGCGCATCGCTGGGCGCCCACGTCCTCGGGACACCGATGAACAGCGGCATCGGACACGCCCTCAACCGCGGCGTCCGCGCGGCACTGGCGTCCGGGGCCGACGCCATCCTCACCCTCGATCAGGACTCGGTCATCGACGACGACTATGTGGCGTCGGTGACTGTGCACCTCGACCTGGCCGCCTCCGTCGGGATCGACGATGCGCTCGCCTCACCGGCCACCATCAACGGTGAGGTCGCACCGTTCTGGTTCGCGCACCAGGGGTTGACCCTTGCTTTCGAACCGCTCCAGTCGGGACTCGTCATCACCCGCAGTGTGTTCGAGAAGGCCGGACTCTTCGAGGAGGGGCTGTTCATCGACTGCGTCGACACCGAGTTCTATCTGCGCGCCCGCGCACACGGGGCGCATGCGCTGATCGTGCCCGGCACCGACATCCGGCATCGCCTGGGTCGGCCGGCGCGGTGGACCCCGCCGCGACCGGTGCGAAAGCTGCTGCGCGGCCGGCCGGCCGGAGCCGCGATCGAGTTCTCCGAGGACGCGCCGTTTCGGCACTACTACATCGCACGCAACCGGCTGGCGTTGTACCGCAGATACGGTGGTGCCGAGAAGCTGTGGGTGACGGCGTCGGTACTCAAGGACTCGTTCGTCCGGGGCCGGGCGATGTTGATCGGCAGTGAGCGTGTGTCCCGCACCTATTTCACCGTGGCCGGGGTCCGCGCCGCGGTGCGCGGGGAGACCGGTCGTATCCCGTCGCGGACGGTGCTGCGCGGGGAGCGCCTGCGCCCACGCCGTGTCACGACACCGGAGGCACGTGTGGGTGCCGAGCGCGCCGCGCCGGAGTTGGTGTCGGTGATCATCCCCGTCCGCGATGGCGTCGACGTCATCGACACTCAGCTGGACGCGCTCGGCGCGCAAACCTATCAGCGCCCATTCGAAGTGATCATCGCCGACAACGGGTCCCGCGACGGCCTCCGCGAACACATCGAACACCACCCGCTGCGCGAGCGGCTGAGCCTGGCATGGGTCGACGCGTCGGCACGCGGCGGCGGCTCCTTCGCCCGCAACGCCGGCGCGCATGCGGCGGCCGGCGACTTCTACGCGTTCTGCGACGGCGACGACCGTGTCTACCCGCAGTGGCTCGAGCACATGACCGCTGCGGCGATGCGCTACGACGCGGTCGGCGGTGCGGTCGAGACACATTCGCTCAATTCCGCCGATGCACAGAGCTGGCGTGACATGCTGCCACCGGAGACACCCTATGAATTCCCGGGTTTCCTGCCGGTGTCACCGACCTGCAACTTCGGTGTCTGGGCGGACATGTTCGCGAAGGTGAACGGTTTCGACGTCGAGTACGACCGTGGCGCCGAGGATTCCGACTTCGCGATTCGCGTGCAGCTCGCCGGCGGAGTACTCGGGCACGCGCCGCAAGCCCTGGTCGCCTACCGTCTGCGGGACACGCTGCCAGGGATCTGGAGCCAGTCGGTGATGTGCGGTGAGGGTGATGCCCAGCTCTACTCCGACTACCGCGCCTACGGCCTGCCCCGCCGGCCCTGGTACGGGACGGTGGATGTGGTGCTCTATCTCGTGCTGCGCAACCCGCTGCTGCCCACCGCGATCACGCGGGTCCCGACCGGTCGCTGGCTGTTCCACGCCGGTAACCTGGTGGGCCGCATCAAGGGCAGCATCCGGCATCGCGCGTACTACGTGTGA
- a CDS encoding AMP-binding protein, with the protein MTEPTTTLARWRATADRCADAIAVCSPDGSVTYGEARDHADERGRALAAAVDEPGRPVAVDVESDVDSVLAVLSVLCSGHPVILLDPLLPDERRDHILALSGARRFYPAAIAALPASATPVPEPGPLDPSILIFTSGSTGKPKGLIHSQRGWVNQADDGHEFLGLGPGDRMAVLLPIGFGAGVDCLVMGLLNGATLLLWDVRRRTTAGLRDWLDAEAATTAHCTPSLLRSWLGDLDADAALPALRLLSTCGEPVRGADVTRLRRTLMPSGVFCSWSGSSEMGNLAFHLVGPDRDVPDGVLAVGVPARDKHVRIVDDDGNDVADGQAGEIVVESGHLALGYHNDPELTAARFEALGNGRTRLRTGDLGRLDDTGMLHLMGRRDDAIKVRGYLVEPAEVETALRAMSWTVDAVVSANAARTQLVAHVAVAPDTWTPSPAEVRTALATTLAPWMIPRDVVIMTDLPRNERGKVDRAALPQPERRRDPEPVRGPTESALMHLWCDVLGVPDVGRDEDFISLGGDSLAAATMLAELRERWLVDISTAEFVAAPTIATLAALLDDAHRERVASGTISTVRAGSGQPVFLIAGAGSPAASLVPLARRIDGDRKVFGLQAHGLEQRGRADRSIRSAARRAVRDITAAVDNGPYLIGGYSFGAFVAVEAATILRDRGEDCAQVVLIDPVFEPELLHRVCGDVPQGNRAHKATRRLLGDRSAALPDRGVTEHADDGPTSQPAWQRWWNAVAMRGLVATAGLVRLPTTLQWTVFWDLGRQLIRRHRPTPYAGPVTVIRATTNPDDPGVWKRLATGDLTVATVPGDHHSMMREPLVAETAAAVDRAISADAGARCALRAVTS; encoded by the coding sequence ATGACTGAACCGACCACCACCCTCGCCCGGTGGCGCGCGACCGCGGACCGTTGCGCGGACGCGATCGCCGTGTGCAGCCCCGACGGTTCGGTCACCTACGGCGAGGCTCGTGACCACGCCGACGAGCGCGGCCGTGCCCTGGCCGCCGCCGTCGACGAACCCGGCCGGCCGGTCGCGGTCGACGTGGAGTCCGACGTCGACTCGGTGCTCGCCGTGCTGTCGGTGTTGTGTTCGGGGCATCCGGTGATCCTGCTCGACCCGCTGCTGCCCGACGAGCGGCGCGATCACATCCTCGCGTTGTCGGGGGCCCGCAGGTTCTACCCCGCGGCGATCGCCGCCCTGCCCGCATCCGCCACCCCGGTGCCCGAGCCGGGACCGCTCGATCCGTCGATCCTGATCTTCACCTCCGGCTCCACCGGAAAACCCAAGGGGCTGATTCATTCCCAGCGCGGCTGGGTCAACCAGGCCGACGACGGCCACGAATTTCTCGGCCTCGGTCCGGGTGATCGGATGGCGGTGCTGCTGCCCATCGGTTTCGGCGCGGGCGTCGACTGCCTGGTGATGGGCTTGCTCAACGGGGCCACCCTGCTGCTGTGGGATGTACGCCGACGTACCACCGCCGGACTGCGCGACTGGCTCGATGCCGAGGCCGCGACAACCGCCCACTGCACACCGTCGCTGCTCCGGTCGTGGCTGGGTGACCTGGATGCCGACGCCGCCCTCCCGGCGCTGCGTCTGCTCTCGACCTGTGGCGAGCCGGTCCGCGGTGCCGATGTCACCCGGCTACGGCGCACGCTCATGCCGTCCGGTGTGTTCTGCAGCTGGTCGGGCTCCTCCGAGATGGGCAACCTCGCATTCCATCTCGTCGGCCCGGATCGGGATGTGCCCGACGGAGTCCTGGCGGTGGGTGTTCCGGCCCGAGACAAGCATGTCCGAATCGTCGACGATGACGGCAACGACGTCGCCGACGGCCAGGCCGGCGAGATCGTGGTCGAGTCCGGTCACCTGGCCCTGGGATATCACAACGACCCCGAGCTCACCGCCGCCCGATTCGAAGCACTGGGCAATGGCCGGACACGCTTGCGCACCGGCGATCTGGGTCGTCTTGACGACACCGGCATGCTGCACCTGATGGGTCGGCGCGACGACGCGATCAAGGTGCGCGGGTACCTGGTGGAGCCGGCGGAGGTGGAGACCGCGCTGCGGGCCATGTCGTGGACCGTCGACGCCGTGGTGTCCGCGAATGCCGCACGCACCCAACTCGTCGCACACGTGGCCGTCGCCCCGGACACCTGGACGCCATCACCCGCCGAGGTGCGCACGGCGTTGGCCACGACCTTGGCGCCCTGGATGATTCCGCGCGACGTGGTCATCATGACCGACCTGCCACGCAACGAACGCGGGAAGGTGGATCGGGCGGCGTTGCCGCAACCGGAACGTCGGCGCGACCCGGAGCCGGTGCGTGGACCCACCGAGTCGGCCCTGATGCATCTGTGGTGCGACGTGTTGGGAGTCCCCGACGTGGGCCGCGACGAGGATTTCATCTCGCTGGGCGGTGACTCGCTGGCCGCGGCCACAATGCTGGCCGAACTGCGCGAGCGGTGGCTGGTCGACATCTCGACAGCGGAATTCGTCGCCGCCCCCACGATCGCCACCCTCGCCGCGCTGCTCGACGATGCGCATCGCGAGCGGGTGGCGTCCGGCACGATCAGCACCGTGCGGGCCGGGAGTGGGCAACCGGTGTTCCTCATCGCCGGCGCGGGCAGCCCGGCGGCGAGTCTGGTACCGCTGGCACGCCGGATCGACGGGGATCGAAAGGTCTTCGGACTGCAGGCACACGGATTGGAGCAACGCGGCCGCGCCGACCGGTCGATCCGGTCGGCGGCCCGGCGCGCCGTCCGCGACATCACGGCAGCGGTCGACAACGGTCCCTACCTGATCGGCGGCTACTCCTTCGGTGCCTTCGTGGCGGTCGAGGCGGCGACCATCCTGCGGGACCGCGGCGAGGACTGCGCTCAGGTCGTCCTCATCGATCCCGTCTTCGAGCCAGAACTCCTGCACCGGGTCTGCGGCGATGTGCCGCAAGGGAATCGGGCGCACAAGGCTACACGGCGCCTCCTGGGCGACAGGTCGGCCGCACTGCCCGATCGCGGAGTCACCGAGCACGCCGACGACGGCCCGACGTCTCAGCCCGCCTGGCAGCGGTGGTGGAATGCGGTGGCGATGCGGGGGCTGGTTGCGACCGCCGGGCTGGTGCGGCTACCCACCACCCTGCAGTGGACCGTCTTCTGGGATCTGGGCCGTCAACTGATCCGCCGGCATCGACCGACGCCGTATGCCGGTCCGGTCACGGTGATCCGGGCAACGACCAATCCGGACGACCCCGGCGTGTGGAAGCGGTTGGCCACCGGCGACCTCACCGTGGCCACGGTACCCGGAGACCATCACTCGATGATGCGCGAACCGCTGGTGGCCGAGACCGCGGCGGCGGTGGACCGCGCCATCTCCGCCGATGCCGGAGCGCGGTGCGCTCTGCGGGCGGTCACATCGTGA
- a CDS encoding alpha/beta hydrolase — protein MSSSVPLAQSRFMTPRRRARRSARVGQTVFVTVLLALTLTQLGAGTAAARDREGAATVTGLTQVDGALWEMTVDSPTMGSVPFQVIRPNGAPAGAPTLYLLNGAGGGEDGANWLAQTDAQQFFADKFVNVVIPARGLGSYYTDWIAADPRMGQPMWATFLTDELPAAVDHALAGNGRNAIAGLSMSATSVLDLATIAPGLYRSVAAYSGCARTSTPEGEAAVRGIVYAAAGGDADNMWGPSGSPLWRQHDPYLNAEKLRGTRLYLSSGSGTPGRYDTPSAQAPGAPPIANQILVGGALEAATRACTEAMAKRLRQLSIPAQVHLPSAGTHSWGYWEDELHRSWPTLAAGLDD, from the coding sequence ATGAGCTCCTCGGTGCCGTTGGCGCAGAGCCGTTTCATGACGCCGCGCCGCCGTGCACGCCGCTCTGCGCGGGTCGGGCAGACCGTGTTCGTCACCGTCCTGCTCGCTCTCACGCTGACACAGCTGGGCGCGGGGACCGCGGCTGCGCGTGACCGGGAGGGAGCGGCAACGGTCACCGGACTGACGCAGGTCGACGGCGCACTGTGGGAGATGACCGTCGACTCGCCGACGATGGGGTCGGTCCCGTTCCAGGTGATCCGGCCGAACGGTGCGCCGGCTGGTGCACCCACGCTCTATCTGCTGAACGGCGCCGGTGGCGGCGAGGATGGGGCGAACTGGCTGGCGCAGACCGATGCCCAACAGTTCTTCGCCGACAAGTTCGTCAACGTGGTGATCCCGGCGCGCGGTCTGGGGAGCTATTACACCGACTGGATCGCCGCCGATCCCCGGATGGGACAACCGATGTGGGCGACCTTCCTCACCGACGAGCTGCCTGCAGCAGTGGACCATGCGCTGGCCGGCAACGGCCGCAACGCCATCGCCGGCCTGTCCATGTCGGCGACATCGGTGCTCGACCTCGCCACCATCGCCCCCGGCCTGTACCGATCAGTGGCCGCGTACAGCGGTTGCGCCCGCACCAGCACTCCGGAAGGGGAGGCCGCCGTACGCGGGATCGTGTACGCGGCCGCCGGCGGCGACGCCGACAACATGTGGGGGCCCAGTGGCTCGCCGCTGTGGCGTCAACACGACCCGTATCTGAATGCCGAGAAGCTGCGTGGCACGAGGCTCTACCTGTCCAGCGGCAGCGGTACGCCGGGGCGCTACGACACCCCGAGTGCCCAGGCGCCGGGTGCCCCGCCCATCGCCAACCAGATCCTGGTGGGTGGTGCGCTGGAGGCGGCCACCCGCGCCTGCACCGAAGCCATGGCGAAACGCCTGCGCCAGTTGTCCATCCCCGCGCAGGTGCACCTACCGTCCGCCGGCACCCATTCCTGGGGGTACTGGGAGGATGAGCTGCACCGATCCTGGCCGACCCTGGCAGCGGGACTCGATGACTGA
- a CDS encoding pyridoxamine 5'-phosphate oxidase family protein produces MTTDELASLTRKPDRGGDRALLDEVLDEARVGVLSTVTDNGMPWSVPMLAARDGDRLLIHGSSGAGALRHVAAGAPVTFTAFLIDGLVVAQTLFDHSINYRSAVVRGALEAVGPDDASRALDVFSDAILPGRSAEVRAHTRKELSATVILALPILDGCWLTKARTGGPGDGGADGWTGHIPMRTIYDDPVTATPGAVPDSVTRLTNRSSRGDAEEQ; encoded by the coding sequence ATGACGACCGACGAACTGGCCTCCCTCACCCGTAAACCCGACCGGGGTGGTGATCGCGCACTGCTCGACGAGGTCCTCGACGAGGCGCGCGTCGGTGTGCTGTCGACGGTCACCGACAACGGCATGCCGTGGTCGGTGCCGATGCTCGCGGCGCGCGACGGTGATCGGCTATTGATCCACGGATCGTCCGGGGCCGGCGCGCTGCGGCACGTCGCCGCCGGTGCGCCGGTGACGTTCACGGCGTTTCTCATCGACGGCCTCGTGGTTGCCCAGACATTGTTCGACCATTCGATCAACTACCGGTCGGCAGTGGTACGCGGCGCGCTAGAGGCCGTCGGGCCCGACGACGCATCCCGCGCCCTCGACGTCTTCTCCGATGCGATCCTGCCCGGCCGCAGCGCCGAGGTGCGTGCGCACACGCGTAAGGAACTGTCGGCGACGGTGATCCTCGCGTTGCCGATCCTCGACGGGTGTTGGCTGACGAAGGCGCGCACCGGTGGGCCCGGCGACGGCGGGGCGGACGGGTGGACCGGTCACATTCCGATGCGGACGATCTACGACGATCCGGTGACCGCGACACCGGGTGCGGTGCCGGACTCGGTGACGAGGCTGACCAACCGCTCGTCGCGTGGTGATGCGGAGGAACAATGA
- a CDS encoding cation diffusion facilitator family transporter, whose product MGHSHSHSHTPGAVAEPAGHRRIWPMAVAVAMIGAYFVVELVTGLLVDSLALIADAGHMLTDVVALCMGLVALLLARHGSATDDRSFGWYRAEVFTAVANAVLLIGVAAFVLYEAIRRIGTDPEVPGLTLIVVALVGLAVNVAMMLLLRADSRQSIAVRGAYLEVLADAVGSVGVLVAGVIALTTGWGYADVVAAVLIALWVVPRAVRLAMDALRILNQQAPAHVDVDALRQELAAIPSVDDVHDLHVWSLTTGMDVATVHLDSDCTSSEVLTAAQVVMERHGLGHATIQVDPTDVQRRCRDELQW is encoded by the coding sequence ATGGGCCACTCACATTCGCACTCTCACACGCCCGGCGCCGTCGCCGAGCCGGCGGGCCATCGCCGGATCTGGCCGATGGCGGTCGCCGTCGCGATGATCGGCGCGTACTTCGTCGTCGAACTCGTGACCGGCCTGCTGGTCGACTCGCTGGCATTGATCGCCGACGCCGGCCACATGCTCACCGACGTCGTCGCGCTCTGCATGGGGCTGGTCGCGCTGCTGCTGGCCCGGCACGGCTCGGCCACCGACGACCGCAGCTTCGGCTGGTACCGGGCCGAGGTGTTCACCGCCGTCGCCAACGCCGTACTGCTGATCGGTGTCGCGGCCTTCGTGCTCTACGAGGCGATCCGCCGCATCGGCACCGATCCCGAGGTTCCCGGACTCACCCTCATCGTGGTCGCGCTGGTCGGTTTGGCCGTCAACGTGGCGATGATGCTGTTGCTGCGCGCCGATTCCCGGCAGTCGATCGCGGTGCGCGGCGCCTACCTCGAGGTGCTCGCCGACGCGGTCGGCAGCGTGGGGGTGCTTGTCGCCGGCGTCATCGCGCTGACCACCGGCTGGGGGTATGCCGACGTCGTGGCGGCCGTGCTGATCGCGCTGTGGGTGGTGCCCCGGGCGGTGCGGCTCGCGATGGACGCCCTGCGCATCCTCAACCAGCAGGCGCCCGCGCACGTCGACGTCGACGCCCTGCGGCAGGAGCTGGCGGCGATCCCGTCGGTCGACGACGTCCACGACCTGCACGTGTGGTCGTTGACCACCGGGATGGATGTTGCCACCGTGCATCTCGACAGCGACTGCACCAGCAGCGAGGTGCTGACCGCCGCCCAGGTGGTGATGGAGCGCCACGGCCTCGGGCACGCCACGATCCAGGTGGATCCGACCGACGTGCAGCGACGCTGCCGCGACGAACTCCAGTGGTGA
- a CDS encoding FUSC family protein, producing the protein MLRTRLHALPPPLYRRVRRLWLSIVPIVQCSLAAGIAWWVAVVVFDHPQPFFAPIAAVLSLGLSLGKRWRRSVELVSGVVIGILVGDLLISVIGSGAWQIIVVVALAMAIAVFVDDGPLIPMQAASSAVLVATLLPPGGAGGFHRAIDALIGGLIGILIGALVPVNPAHRARRDAAGLLATMRDAARRLAHGLRDMDEHEVSAALASARGTQEAINTMRADMRGGKEVSAISPLYWSSRERLQRISATADPIDNAVRNFRIIARRALGMTQRGEALDPAIIDILDDVGEAFEVLRAMMIAKPNEEPDQADAARVLRSIARKAKPELVAHSSLSETAVMAEIRSLLIDMLMISGLRRSSAAATLR; encoded by the coding sequence ATGCTGCGGACCCGACTCCACGCGTTGCCGCCTCCGCTGTACCGACGCGTCCGCCGACTGTGGCTGTCGATCGTCCCGATCGTCCAGTGCTCGCTGGCCGCCGGAATCGCCTGGTGGGTGGCGGTGGTGGTGTTCGACCATCCGCAGCCGTTCTTCGCGCCCATCGCCGCCGTCCTCTCGCTCGGCCTGTCGTTGGGCAAACGATGGCGTCGATCGGTCGAACTGGTCAGTGGCGTCGTGATCGGCATCCTGGTCGGCGACCTGCTGATCTCGGTGATCGGCTCGGGAGCGTGGCAGATCATCGTGGTGGTCGCGCTCGCGATGGCCATTGCGGTGTTCGTCGACGACGGCCCGCTGATCCCGATGCAGGCGGCATCGTCGGCGGTACTGGTGGCGACGTTGCTACCGCCCGGCGGGGCCGGCGGATTCCACCGGGCGATCGACGCGCTGATCGGTGGCCTCATCGGCATCCTCATCGGCGCGCTGGTCCCGGTGAACCCGGCACACCGGGCCCGGCGCGACGCAGCCGGTCTGCTCGCCACGATGCGCGACGCGGCGCGCCGGCTCGCCCACGGGCTGCGCGACATGGACGAACACGAGGTGTCCGCCGCGCTGGCGTCGGCGCGTGGCACGCAAGAGGCCATCAACACCATGCGGGCCGACATGCGCGGCGGCAAGGAGGTCAGCGCCATCTCGCCGCTGTACTGGAGCTCGCGTGAGCGGCTGCAGCGCATCTCGGCGACCGCCGACCCCATCGACAACGCCGTGCGCAACTTCCGGATCATCGCCCGGCGCGCGCTGGGGATGACGCAGCGCGGCGAGGCGCTCGACCCGGCCATCATCGACATCCTGGACGACGTCGGCGAGGCATTCGAGGTACTCCGCGCGATGATGATCGCCAAGCCGAACGAGGAACCCGATCAGGCCGACGCCGCCCGGGTACTGCGCAGCATCGCGCGCAAGGCCAAACCGGAGCTCGTGGCGCACAGCTCGTTGTCGGAGACGGCGGTGATGGCCGAGATCCGCTCGCTGCTGATCGACATGCTGATGATCAGCGGCCTGCGCCGGTCGTCGGCGGCGGCCACCCTGCGCTGA